The Campylobacter hyointestinalis subsp. hyointestinalis nucleotide sequence TTCGCGATCTAAATAAAAAAAGAGATTCTAAAATACCTCTAACAGATGATATAAATAGCGTGATCGATAGAGATGATATAGATGTTTATGTCGAGCTTATGGGTGGTATAGATGGGCCTTATAAAATCGTTAGCAAAATCTTAGAAAAGAAAAAGCCTGTAGTTACCGCAAACAAAGCTATGCTTGCATATCATAGAAATGAGCTTGAAAAACTAGCTGGAGATACTCCTTTTGGTTACGAAGCTAGCGTAGCTGGGGGTATTCCTATCATAAAAGCTTTAAGAGAAGGTTTAAGTGCAAACCATATCCAAAAGATAGTCGGTATTATGAACGGTACTAGTAACTATATACTTACAAATATGATGCAAGGTGGCGTTAAATTTGATGAAGTGCTTAAAAAAGCTCAAGAATTAGGTTATGCCGAGGCCGATCCTACATTTGATATTGGTGGTTTTGATACTGCTCATAAGCTGCTTATTTTAGCAAGTCTTGCGTATTCTGTTCATGCTAAACCAGAAGATATACTGATAGAAGGTATAGAAGGCATTACGAATGAAGATATATATTTTGCAAATGAATTTGAGTATGCTATAAAGTTATTGGCTATAGCAAAAAGAAGAGAAGATAAAGTAGAACTTCGCGTACATCCAGCACTTATTCAAAAAGAAAAAATGATAGCAAAAGTAGATGGTGTGATGAACGCAGTAAGCGTCACTGGAGACGCTGTTGGCGAGAGCTTGTTTTATGGAGCTGGAGCTGGGGGAAGTGCTACTGCAAGTGCTGTTATAAGCGATCTTATCGATATCGCTAGAGAAGTTAAAAATCCTATGCTAGGCTATAAAGCTCCACTAGAAGTTTTGCCTCTTGGGCTTTTTAAGCCAAATGAGATAAAAACAAAGTATTATCTAAGGCTAAAAGTGGCTGATGAAGTTGGTGTTTTAGCTAAAATCACAAATTTAATGAGTCAAAATAATCTTTCTATAGATAGTTTTTTACAAAAACCTAGAATCGATAAAAGCCTTGATTTTAGTACTTTGTATTTTACAACGCATACTTGTTTAGAAGCTGATATGCTAAGAGTAGTAGGTCTTCTTGAGAGCGAGAGCTTTATAAAAGGTAGGCCTTTTATGATACGAATCGAAGAGTAAATTTGGGTTTAAGAGAGTATATTTTCGGATTTCATAGTGAAGATCTGGCTGCAGATTATCTTAAAAGTTTGGGTTTTGAGATAATCTGTAGAAATTTCCACTCAAAATTTGGCGAGATAGATATAATCGCAAAAAAAGATGATGTGTATCATTTTATAGAGGTTAAATCTACATCTAAGGATTATGAGACTGTATATAGAGTCACTCAAAAGAAAATTTATAAGATAATAAAAACTATTAACTTTTATATGTTAAAATCTAGCATAAATTCAGATTATCAGATAGATTTAATATGCATAGAAAATGGTGAATTTAAATTTTTAGAAAATATAAGTTTTTAAAATTTATATTGTCTTTTAATTTAAGCTTTTTAATGTATAATTTTTTGAAAATTTATTAAGGAGAAAAAAATGGGTAAATATATTGAACTTACTTCAGAAAACTTCAATATAGCAAAAGAAGGCGTTGCGTTGGTTGATTTTTGGGCACCTTGGTGCGGACCTTGCAGAATGTTGGCTCCAGTTATTGATGAGCTTGCTGGTGAGTTTGAAGGAAAAGCTAAAGTTTGCAAAGTAAATACGGATGAGGCTCAAGATTTGGCTGTTGAGTACGGTGTTCGCTCTATTCCAACTCTACTTTTCTTTAAAGACGGACAAATAGTGGATCAAATGATAGGCGCTCAATCAAAAGTGGCTATCGCAGATAAAATCAATTCACTTTTATAATCTAACTAAAAAAAAGGGGAAGATATCCCCTTTACGCTCACTATCTATCAATCTGATTTCAAAATTTAAAATTTATTTTTTTATAATTATCAATTTTACGTAATTATACATGTATAAATTTATATTAAGGAGTTTAATTATGTTAGATGTAGCAATAATAGGTGGTGGACCAGCAGGACTAAGCGCAGGACTTTACGCGACTAGAGGTGGACTTAAAAACGTGGTTATGTTTGAAAAAGGAATGCCTGGTGGTCAGATCACTAGTAGTTCTGAGATGGAGAACTATCCAGGCGTCGCTACTGTGATGGACGGTATGAGTTTTATGGCTCCATGGACTGAGCAATGCACTAGGTTTGGTTTAAAACATGAGATGGCAAACGTAGAAAAAGTAGCGAAAAATAGCGATGGAAGCTTTAGTATTTTTTTAGAAGGCGGTAAAGAAGAAAAAGCAAAAGCAGTCATTGTTTGCACCGGTTCTACTCCAAAAAGAGCAGGATTTAAAGGCGAAGATGAATTCTTTGGAAAAGGCGTTTCTACTTGTGCGACTTGTGATGGATTTTTCTATAAGAACAAAGAAGTTGCCGTTTTAGGTGGTGGCGATACTGCTCTTGAAGAAGCCCAATACCTAGCAAATATCTGCTCAAAAGTGTATTTGATACATAGAAGAGATGAGTTTAGAGCAGCTCCTGTTACTGTGGAAAAAGCTAAGAAAAATCCTAAAATCGAGTTTATAACAAGTGCTAGTGTAGATGAAGTTTACGGCGACAATATAGCCGGAGTAAAAGGTATAAAAGTCAAACTAAAAGACGGTAGCATACGTGATCTACAAGTTCCTGGTATATTTACGTTTGTTGGACTAAATGTAAGAAATGATGTTTTAAAAGGCGAAGACGGTAAGTTCATCTGTGATACTCTACCAACTGGACAAGTAAGGGTAAATTTAAAAATGCAAACAAATATTCCAGGACTTTTTGCAGCGGGCGACCTTAGAGAAGACGCTCCTAAACAAGTCGTTTGTGCAGCGGCAGATGGGGCAGTAGCAGCACTTTCAGCGATGAGCTACATAGAGAGTTTGCATTAATATAAATAAGATTTTATTTAAGCCAAATTTATAGTTATCTGATATAATTAGGCTTAAATTTATCAATTAAGGTATTATAATGAGAACATCATTTAAAGCCATACTTAGCAGTGTCGTTGCGGCTTCATTGATAGCTGGTTGTGCTACTACAACCTTGCAAACAAGCGCTAAAATGACGCAAAGTATATTTATAGATCCAGTCGCTAAAGACAAAAGAGTCGTCTTTGTCAGTATAAAAAATACCAGCGGACATGACATAAATTTGGAACAAAAAATTATCCAAGGTTTACAAGCAAAAGGTTATACTATAACAGATGATCCAGAAGTCGCTACTTACTTGTTGATGACTAATGTTTTGTATTGCGATGAGAAATCAGAAAATAATGCTGTTGGCGGTGCTGTGGCTTTAGGTGCCACAGGAGCTGCTATCAGCGGTTATAACAATGGTGGTGCTGGTAGTATGATAGCCGCAGGAGCCGCAGGAGCTTTGGTGGGCGGAGTATTAGGAAAGCTTACAGAAGACACTATTTGGCAGATGCAAGTCGATATAAATATCAGACAAAAAGCAAAAAATGGCACTGTTCTTAGTGAGACAGGAAATGTAAGCGGACAAGCTAGCGTGAAAGATAGAGCAAAGTCAGGCTTTACAAACTCATTTGGTGGCGATATAAGAAACGTAAATGCCACAGGAGCTTTACAAAGCAATCAAATAGATACTAAAAATCAGACTTATGAGACGGATTATATAGAGAAAAAAACTATGATATTTGCCGAAGCTACGAAAACAGGACTTCAGCTTCCAGAAGCAACTCCTATACTAGAAGAAAAGATAGCTTCACAGATAGTAGGTCTGTTTTGATCATCAGTCGGAGATGCCCTCCGACTTTATATACGAAAATTATCCAAATTTATTAACCGTTTTATAAATAACTTTATGCTAAAATCCACGAAAATTACACTTAAGGTTTAGTATGATAAAGATCGGCATACACGGCGCAAGCGGTAAAATGGGCACTGAGATAATCTCAAATTTAAAAAATAGTGATTTAGCAAAAGTCAGCGTAGCTTATAGCATAGATCCAGTGCTTTGTGATACGGGCGATGCTTTAGTCACTGATGATTTAAAAGTTTTATTTGATAATAGCGATGTTATCATAGACTTTACTATAAAAGAAGGTGCGCTAAATTTGATAAACTACGCAAGGACCTATCCAAAACCTTTAGTTATCGGTACAACTGGGCTTGGTAGTGAAGGCGAGGAGCTTTTAGGACTTGCAAGTTCTCTTATGCCTATACTTCAAGCTACAAATATGAGTTTAGGCGTAGCCGTACTAAACAGACTAGTAGGGCTTGCTAGTAAAGCTCTTAGTGAGTTTGATATCGAGATAGTAGAGATGCATCATCGACATAAAAAAGACGCTCCTAGTGGCACAGCACTTACCTTAGCTACTCACGCAGCAAAAGCTAGAAATTTAAATTTAAGTAGCGTCAGGGTGAGTAGTAGAGATGGAATGGTTGGAGCGAGAAGCAAAGACGAGATAGCTGTTATGGCTCTTCGAGGCGGAGATGTAGTAGGTCGCCATACCGTAGGATTTTACAATGATGGGGAGTTTATAGAGCTAAATCATACCGCAACTTCTAGAGCTACTTTCGCAAAAGGTGCTATAAAAGCTGCGATTTGGCTAGAGGGCAAACAAGCAGGGCTTTATAGTATATATGATTGTTTAGGAATTTAAGCCAAATAAGTTAAAGACGGATTTGACTTTAGAATTCGTCTTTTGTAACTAAATTTAATCTTTATTTTTATCTTACGTTTGTTTCATTAGCAACTCTTTTTATATTTTTTCATTTTATACCATTACTTTGTTATTTTTAGTCTATATTGCTATAAAATATATTTTAGTGGTTTTTATAGTACCTTTTACTATCTTTTTTAGAGGGCATATCCTTACTATGATTTAAGGTGTTATTACTTTGCTTAGTTCAAAAAGCTATTTTAGATGTTTGATGACAAATTGTATGATTTTTAAGGTTTATTTTATCTTATGTTTTTGGCAAATTCCAAAATTGTTTTGACTTTTAAGGCTTTAAAATACTTTTTATAGTAAAATACATATTTAAGATCATAAATTTAAGGCAGACAATGTGTGCAATAGTCGGGGTTATAAATTCAAAAGACGCTGCAAAAACGGCTTATTACGGGCTATTTTCTATGCAGCACAGAGGTCAAGAGGCTAGTGGTATCAGTGCAAGCAATAATCATCATATCAAAACTATAAAAAATCGCGGTCTAGTAACTGAAGTGTTTGATAGTAGCAGCTTTGAAGTGCTAAAAGGTGAAATGGCTATCGGACATAATCGCTACAGTACAGCTGGAAGCGACAGCGTGTTAGACGCTCAACCTGTGAGCGCTAAGTATTCTTTAGGCGAGATAAGTATAGTCCATAATGGAAATTTGATAAATAAAGATGAAGTTCGCAAAAGCCTTGTTGAAGATGGCGCTATATTTCAGTCAAATATGGACACAGAAAACATACTTCATTTGATAGCAAGAAGCAAAAAAGAGCATCTGCAAGACCGCATAGTAGAAGCCGTAAAGCAGATAAAAGGAGCTTACTGCCTTTTGATACTTAGTAGATCAAAAATGTTTGTTTTACGTGATCCTTATGGCATAAGACCACTGAGTATCGGTAGGCTTAAAGATGGTGGATATATAGTATCTAGTGAGACTTGTTCATTTGATCTTGTTGGAGCTACTTTTTTAAGAGATGTAAAGCCAGGCGAAATGCTGATTTTTGAAGAGGGAAAAAGTGAGTTTAAGAGCATACAACTTTTTGGACAAACAGATCCTAGAATTTGCGCTTTTGAGTATATATATTTTGCTAGGCCAGATAGCGTGATAGATGGTAAAAATGTCTACGATATCCGTAAAAAGCTAGGTCAAACATTAGCTAAAAAATCAAAAATAAAAGCCGATCTTGTCATCCCAGTACCAGACTCAGGCGTGCCAGCAGCTCTTGGATATGCAAGGCAGAGTGGAATTCCTTTTGAGATGGCAATAGTAAGAAACCACTATGTAGGAAGAACATTTATCGAGCCTACTCAAGAGATGAGAAATCTCAAAGTCAAACTTAAACTAAATCCTATGAGTGATGTTTTAAAAGGTAAAAGCGTAGTCGTGATAGATGATAGCATCGTAAGAGGAACGACTAGTAAGAAGATCGTAGAGCTTTTAAGACATGCAGGGGCAAAAGAGATCCATATGAAGATCGCAGCTCCAGAGATAAAATTTCCTGAGAAATACGGTATAGACACACCGAGCTTTGCCGAACTCATAAGTGCAAATATGAATGCTAGCGAAGTATGTAAATTCATAGGTGCTGATAGTTTGGAGTTTTTAAGTATAGATGAGCTTACAAACGCTCTTGGAAATGAGAGAAAATACTCGCTCGTTAGCTTTGATGGGGATTATTTTATAAAATAATCCTAATGACAATAGAGTTTATAATGATAAGTTGGGGTTCTAAAAGTAGCTGGGTAAGGTAAAGAGACGCTAAAAGCTCTTGACTCGCTCGGCTTTAAATTCGTGCCTATCTTGAACTCCATCTCTACTGAGCTTCTGGCTTCTGGCTTGGATTTTAAAGTATCTAAAAAGCCTTTTTGTTTAAATATATTTCCATCTAAAACGCCTTTTTCTACCGGTGAGTTTGTGAGTTTCATCTCAAGAGTACAACTCGTGATAGTGTAATCCCCGATATTTCTTATGGTGCCGAAAAATACCATACTTTCGTTGAGCAAAACTCGATCGTAATTAAGATTTTCTATCCTAGCTTTTTTTGTATATTGATCTATGCTAAGCATGGCAAATATCGCTAGACAAGTCATCACGAATATATTTAGTCCTACCATACTGATTATAACAGATATCCGTTCTTCTTTTTTTAAAGCCAAAATCAAAAATAGTATGAAAAATACACAGATAATAACTAGCGCTATGATATGAAAAATTGTAAAATACATCAGAAACACTCCGAATTTATAGTTGTATTATAATCTATCGGCTTAAAATTATTTATGATTAGCCTTAAGTTTTTTGTAGTGTTTATGTCTATCTGCTCGTTGATAACGCTTTTTTGTACCTTAAAGGGCTTTAGAGAGTTTATATAATTTTTAAATTTATTATCTGAATGGGTGTAGAATTTGACTTTTACACTACAATAAGAAAATGGTTTTTTGGATAGATTGGTTAAATTTAAATCTACTATAAGAGTATCTGAAAAGCTTAGCTGCTTGATAAAATTTAGATCCAACTCTCTTTTCCTTATATTTTCATCAATTATCTTATGTGTGTAGATGATACCAAAAATGATAAAACAGACATCTAGTATGAGTATAAAACTAGCAAAAAATGGTCTTTTTACTACCAAAATGATAACTAAAAAAAGTACTACTAAAAAAATAAGTAAAACCCAAAGTATGGCAAAATAGTCAATAAATACAAAATGTGCCGTATAAAATCGCACCATCTCTTTTAGACTATTTATCGCGTGCATTTTTCTCCTCTATGCCGCTTATCCCCTCTCTTCTTTTTAGTTCATCTATAATACGCGATGGATGTAAATCGAAGTTTGCTAACGCAACTACGATATGAAAAAATATATCTGCGGCTTCGTATATCACGTCATAGCTAGGGTCGCCAACCTTATGTTCGCCAAAACTTTCTTTGCCAAGTTCCTTGTATTTTTTAAATTTAGATAGATCTTTGAGTGCAAAACAAAACTCTCCGGCTTCTTCACAGATTTTTTTGAGATATGCGTTTTCGCCTTTTGAGTAGAGTTTTGCTATATACGAGTTTTGTGTATCGCAGTTTAGTTTTCTATCAAGCGCGACGTGGTATAGATGATCGAAGATATCGTATTTTTCATTTTTTATAAATTCGGTATTTGTAAGCGTTTTTGAAGTGAGTGAAATTTCATTGAAAAAGCAAGATTTTTTACCGGTATGACAAGCTACACCGCCTTTTTGTTCGACTTTTATGAGTAGCGAGTCATTGTCACAGTCGAGTAAAGCGGATCTGATTATTTGGATATTTCCGCTCTCTTCACCTTTTTTCCAAATTCTATTTTTTGTGCGTGAAAAATAGTGGGCAAAACCTGTTTTTAGGCTTAAATTTAAAGCTTCTTCATTCATATAAGCCATCATCAAAACTTCATTTGAACTCTCTTCTTGAACGATAACAGGTAAAAGCCCGTCTATTTTATCCCAATTCACGCACACCTTTATTCCTTTTTATTTTTGTTCCATCACGCTTTGTTTAGGCCTATCTTTCGTATCTACCCAGATATTTGGCACGGCTCCTCCAGGAGTTAAAAATATCTTAGCATCGGTATTTACTTTTAGAGCTTCGTTAAACTCTTTTTGAGTTTGAATTTGTTTTAGTTGTAGCAAGTTATTATCTAAGCTTTTTGCCACTTCTTTGTTCGCATAAGCTTGAGCGTTTGCTTCTATCTTAACAGCGTCTGCTTTACCTTGAGCTTCTATCTTAACAGCGTCTGCATTACCCTTTGCAAGAGCTGCTTTTTTGAGAGCTTCTTGGTTTGCTCGTTCTACTTCGTATTTTGTTCGTTCAGCTTCTTGTTTTGCTATTTGAACGCGTTCTATCTGCTCTTTTACTTTTGGTGGAAGTATTATTTCACGAAGTTGAACACTTAAAAGCTCAACTGGCTTGTTTTGCTGACTGTCTATGTCTGTCCTTATGCCATTATCTATGGCTACTGCTATATCGTTACGACGCTCTGGAAGCTCTTCTGCGGTGTATTTACCAGTCACGTTTCTAACGACGTTTCTAACGACTGGATCTATGATCTTACTTTCCCAGCTAAAGCCCCACGCAGCGATAGTTTGAGGCGCGTTTAAGGGATTTAGTCTGTACTGGACTGTTATATCCATACTGACTGGAAGTCCTCTAGAGTCAAGAACTGAGATAGTATCTTTAGTTTCGATACCGCTACCACGGTAATTTGCTTCATTTCTACCTTCGCTTGAAGTATAGTTTATGATACGAACTTTAGTATCGACGATCCTAACTTCTTGTATGAAAGGTATAAAAAAGTGAAAGCCTGGCTGAAGTGGGCTTGGATCAAACTTACCCGCTGTGGATTTGATACCGACTTCACCTGAGTTGATGACGACAAATGGCTTTGCTATGGCCAGAACAGCGATGATAATGATAATGGCATAAACTACGCCACTTACTTTACTAAAACCGTTAAAATTTGGAATATTTGGCTTTTTAAAGTTAAAATTCGGCTTATTATCGCCTCCGCCACCGTTTCCGTTTTTTTTATTAAAATAATCATTTAAATCTGCTGGCAAATCGTTTCCTTTGTAAATTTATTTTGCGTATGTTAAGAAATGCTCATATTTTGGATTTTTACCCATTACAACATCAAAATACGCTTGTTGTAATCTTGTAGCTACTTCGCCTCTTTTACCGCTACCGATGATTCTGCTGTCTATATTGCTGATCGGAGTGACTTCTGCTGCTGTTCCAGTAAAAAATGCTTCATCTGCATTGTAGGCTTCATCTCTAGTGATGCGGTGACGTACGACTTCGTATCCTAGGTCTTTTGCTATGGCTATGACTGTTTTTTGAGTGATGCTTTCTAAGCTTGTATCGTTTGGTGGAGTGATTATAACGCCATCTTTTACTATAAAGAAGCATTCGCCGCTACCCTCAGCGATAAATCCTTGCGGATCAAGAAGTAAGGCTTCATCACAACCAGCCTCTTGAGCTTCGAAATTTGCCATTTGAGAGTTGAAGTAATTTGCACTTGCTTTTGCTTTTGCCATCATAGAAAAAGGAGCTGGTTTCATCCAAGATGAAATCTTGACTTTGATACCTTTTTCAAGTGCTTCATCGCCCATATAAGCACCCCATTGCCACGCTGCGATCGCGACATTTACAGGACATCCGATATGACTAACGCCCATTTTACCATACCCTAAAAATACAAGTGGGCGGATATAGACGTTATCGTTATAAGTGTTGCTTTTTAGAAGTTCTACGTGGGCTTTATTTATCTCTTCTTGTGTAAAAGGTATTTTTATCCCACAAGCTTTTGCAGACTCAAAAAGTCTTTTTGTATGTTCGGCGAGTTTAAAGATAGCCAAACCTTTTGGAGTTTGATACGCCCTTACGCCTTCAAATACCGCATTTCCGTAGTGTAGTGAGTGAGACAAAACGTGAACGGTCGCGTCTTTCCATGCTATTAATTTACCATCAAACCATATATGCTCTGCTTCTAGTAGTGCCATTTTTTACCTTTCGTTATTATAAATTTTTGCCTGATTTTATCCTAAATTTGATTAATATCTTTTGAATAATGCAAAATTTGACCTAGTCTTTGACGAAGTTATAGAAATGTCTAAATGATTGGTAGTTATATTTGTGCTATTAGATTCGTTGTTTAAATTTTTTAAATTTAAAATGCTATAATCCGTGCATTAAATTTAAAATAAAGGGAATAATATGCCGATTATAAACATAAAGCTTACTGCTCCTATGCCAAGCCGTGAAAAACTAGATGAAATCGCAGTCAAAATCACAGATATAATGGTAAATGATCTAGGTAAAAACCCAGCTAGAGTAGTGATAAATTTCGATGAAATTCGCCCTGAGGCGACGTATTTTGGAGCCAAATCAGTCCAAGCGATAAAGGAGGGCAAATAAATGGCGTGTTGCAAGAAAAAAGATCCAAGTTGCCCAGTAGAAGTAAAAGCGTCTGCTCAAACTTCGGCTTTTTTGCCTGAAGATATAGAGAGAAAAGTCACGTTGGCTTCTGGTGAGCTCGCTCCAGACTTTGAGCTAGAAAACGCAGATGGCGTAAAAATCGCACTTAAAGATTTCAAAGGTAAAAACGTAGTTTTATACTTTTATCCAAAAGATAACACTCCTGGTTGCACGACTGAAGCGTGCGAATTTAGTGCAAATTACGATGATTTTATCGCTAATGATACTATAATAATAGGCATTAGCCCTGATAGCGTCAAATCACACTCAAATTTCACCCAAAAACAGAGTCTTAAACACATACTTTTAAGCGATCCAGATAAAGAAGTGGCAAAGGCTTATGGAGTATGGCAAGTACGTAAAAACTACGGTAAAGAGTATCTTGGCATAGTACGAACGACTTTTGTTATAGATAAAACAGGACGTATCGCAAAAGTATATAAAAGCGTAAAAGCTGCCGGTCACGCTCTTAAAGTTTTAGCAGATTTAGTAAAATAATTTTAAAAAGATTTAAAGCGCTTTCAAAGTGCTTTAAATCTATATATTATTGCGCAATCAAAACGATTTTGTCACTTTGTTTTTATATTTATTTTCATAGATACTTTTTTATCTTCTTTAGCTCCGTTAGCATCAGTTATATCAAGGACTTCTATCTGACTTTCATTGACACCGCTTTCTAGCAATCTTTTACGTAGATTCTCCACTCTTTTTGCCGCTATATTTAAGATCTTGTCTTCTGAGACTTTTGTCAAATTTATGAGCTTTTCTATAGCAACGTCGGCATTTACAAAGTTTTCGTTGTTTATTTTTTGTCTAAAGAGCGTTTTTGTAGCATTTTCATAGTTTAGATCTTTAGTATTCATAATTAGAGTTATCTCTCTTTGTACGGCTCTGCTTGCTATGGCGTAAGTATCTGTTTTAGTGCTGTATGTAGGTGATAAAGTAAATACGATATCTGGTTTTTTCTGAGCGATATCTGCTAATTTTTTGATTTTATCTTCGCTTGTCTCTAGTAAAAATGCACTTCCAGGAGCAAAGTCTATACTGCTAAGCTCATCTACGCTTATACCAAGTGCGTTTCCTATAAATCTAAATGGGCTCGTAACTACATCGCTAAATAGTTGAAAAATAGCTTTCCATACTATACTTGCATAGCTAAACTCAGGGCTGTTTAGATCGCCCCAGATAGGTAGATCGACGTCTATTTGGTTGTTTGAGTCCTTTAGTATAGATATAGCTAGCTTTAAAGGAAGACTTACGGCGTCTTTGCTAGGAATTTCGCGTCCTAGAGTAAGGTTATCGAAATTTAGCGAGTTTGAGGCATTTAAAATGGAATTTTTTATCTTATAGTTTAGATTTACGTTGAGTCTGCCATCATCTATCTCATATCCTAAAAATTTGACCGAATACGGCGTAACGTTTTTCAAATTTATATTTTTAAATCGCAATATAAGATCTGTATTAGAAGTAGGGTTAAAAGGCATAGTGGTGACCAAGATCTCGCTAAATCCGTAGTTTGCAACAACCCCGTGAAGTGCGATATTGCTAGTTTTGTTACTTGATATCTCGTTTATGGTTGTTGAAATTTTAGTTATATTTGTATCAAAAACTATAGGTAAGCTTTCATCTTTAAACTCCAAAGAACCATTTTTTATATTGATGTTTTTTAAATTTATGTTTAAAGCTGGATTATCATTGCTAGTTTGCTTTGCATCTTTTGTTTTGATGAGATTTAAGATATTTAGCTCTTTTTGCTTTGAAACTGCTAATTTAAGATTAGGATTTTCTAGTTTGATATTTGATATAAAAAGGTTGTTTTTTTGGAAATTTATATGCCCCGTAAGGCTTTTAAACGAACCTAAAAGTTCGTTTTTCTCATCATTTATAGAAAAATTATTTATGGCAAGGTCTGCTTTTGTTTTTATGAATTTATCAAAGCTTGTCTTTGCATTTAGGCTTAAATTCGCATTTAAATTTTGCG carries:
- a CDS encoding homoserine dehydrogenase, whose translation is MRVAILGVGTVGNEVANVLLRNQKLISARSGMNITPVVGVVRDLNKKRDSKIPLTDDINSVIDRDDIDVYVELMGGIDGPYKIVSKILEKKKPVVTANKAMLAYHRNELEKLAGDTPFGYEASVAGGIPIIKALREGLSANHIQKIVGIMNGTSNYILTNMMQGGVKFDEVLKKAQELGYAEADPTFDIGGFDTAHKLLILASLAYSVHAKPEDILIEGIEGITNEDIYFANEFEYAIKLLAIAKRREDKVELRVHPALIQKEKMIAKVDGVMNAVSVTGDAVGESLFYGAGAGGSATASAVISDLIDIAREVKNPMLGYKAPLEVLPLGLFKPNEIKTKYYLRLKVADEVGVLAKITNLMSQNNLSIDSFLQKPRIDKSLDFSTLYFTTHTCLEADMLRVVGLLESESFIKGRPFMIRIEE
- a CDS encoding YraN family protein, which gives rise to MGLREYIFGFHSEDLAADYLKSLGFEIICRNFHSKFGEIDIIAKKDDVYHFIEVKSTSKDYETVYRVTQKKIYKIIKTINFYMLKSSINSDYQIDLICIENGEFKFLENISF
- the trxA gene encoding thioredoxin; this translates as MGKYIELTSENFNIAKEGVALVDFWAPWCGPCRMLAPVIDELAGEFEGKAKVCKVNTDEAQDLAVEYGVRSIPTLLFFKDGQIVDQMIGAQSKVAIADKINSLL
- the trxB gene encoding thioredoxin-disulfide reductase, which produces MLDVAIIGGGPAGLSAGLYATRGGLKNVVMFEKGMPGGQITSSSEMENYPGVATVMDGMSFMAPWTEQCTRFGLKHEMANVEKVAKNSDGSFSIFLEGGKEEKAKAVIVCTGSTPKRAGFKGEDEFFGKGVSTCATCDGFFYKNKEVAVLGGGDTALEEAQYLANICSKVYLIHRRDEFRAAPVTVEKAKKNPKIEFITSASVDEVYGDNIAGVKGIKVKLKDGSIRDLQVPGIFTFVGLNVRNDVLKGEDGKFICDTLPTGQVRVNLKMQTNIPGLFAAGDLREDAPKQVVCAAADGAVAALSAMSYIESLH
- a CDS encoding complement resistance protein TraT, whose translation is MRTSFKAILSSVVAASLIAGCATTTLQTSAKMTQSIFIDPVAKDKRVVFVSIKNTSGHDINLEQKIIQGLQAKGYTITDDPEVATYLLMTNVLYCDEKSENNAVGGAVALGATGAAISGYNNGGAGSMIAAGAAGALVGGVLGKLTEDTIWQMQVDINIRQKAKNGTVLSETGNVSGQASVKDRAKSGFTNSFGGDIRNVNATGALQSNQIDTKNQTYETDYIEKKTMIFAEATKTGLQLPEATPILEEKIASQIVGLF
- the dapB gene encoding 4-hydroxy-tetrahydrodipicolinate reductase, whose protein sequence is MIKIGIHGASGKMGTEIISNLKNSDLAKVSVAYSIDPVLCDTGDALVTDDLKVLFDNSDVIIDFTIKEGALNLINYARTYPKPLVIGTTGLGSEGEELLGLASSLMPILQATNMSLGVAVLNRLVGLASKALSEFDIEIVEMHHRHKKDAPSGTALTLATHAAKARNLNLSSVRVSSRDGMVGARSKDEIAVMALRGGDVVGRHTVGFYNDGEFIELNHTATSRATFAKGAIKAAIWLEGKQAGLYSIYDCLGI
- the purF gene encoding amidophosphoribosyltransferase; the encoded protein is MCAIVGVINSKDAAKTAYYGLFSMQHRGQEASGISASNNHHIKTIKNRGLVTEVFDSSSFEVLKGEMAIGHNRYSTAGSDSVLDAQPVSAKYSLGEISIVHNGNLINKDEVRKSLVEDGAIFQSNMDTENILHLIARSKKEHLQDRIVEAVKQIKGAYCLLILSRSKMFVLRDPYGIRPLSIGRLKDGGYIVSSETCSFDLVGATFLRDVKPGEMLIFEEGKSEFKSIQLFGQTDPRICAFEYIYFARPDSVIDGKNVYDIRKKLGQTLAKKSKIKADLVIPVPDSGVPAALGYARQSGIPFEMAIVRNHYVGRTFIEPTQEMRNLKVKLKLNPMSDVLKGKSVVVIDDSIVRGTTSKKIVELLRHAGAKEIHMKIAAPEIKFPEKYGIDTPSFAELISANMNASEVCKFIGADSLEFLSIDELTNALGNERKYSLVSFDGDYFIK
- a CDS encoding DUF2393 family protein — protein: MYFTIFHIIALVIICVFFILFLILALKKEERISVIISMVGLNIFVMTCLAIFAMLSIDQYTKKARIENLNYDRVLLNESMVFFGTIRNIGDYTITSCTLEMKLTNSPVEKGVLDGNIFKQKGFLDTLKSKPEARSSVEMEFKIGTNLKPSESRAFSVSLPYPATFRTPTYHYKLYCH
- a CDS encoding DUF2393 family protein, coding for MHAINSLKEMVRFYTAHFVFIDYFAILWVLLIFLVVLFLVIILVVKRPFFASFILILDVCFIIFGIIYTHKIIDENIRKRELDLNFIKQLSFSDTLIVDLNLTNLSKKPFSYCSVKVKFYTHSDNKFKNYINSLKPFKVQKSVINEQIDINTTKNLRLIINNFKPIDYNTTINSECF
- the hisI gene encoding phosphoribosyl-AMP cyclohydrolase — translated: MCVNWDKIDGLLPVIVQEESSNEVLMMAYMNEEALNLSLKTGFAHYFSRTKNRIWKKGEESGNIQIIRSALLDCDNDSLLIKVEQKGGVACHTGKKSCFFNEISLTSKTLTNTEFIKNEKYDIFDHLYHVALDRKLNCDTQNSYIAKLYSKGENAYLKKICEEAGEFCFALKDLSKFKKYKELGKESFGEHKVGDPSYDVIYEAADIFFHIVVALANFDLHPSRIIDELKRREGISGIEEKNARDK